From the genome of Terriglobia bacterium, one region includes:
- a CDS encoding DinB family protein — protein MPANSQVSNGAIAIGRPERTEAAPYYFTYIDKVQSDDILPFLASQLESAGSFLAGISEEQSLFRYAPGKWSIREVLNHVNDTERVFAMRAMWFARGFETPLPSFDQEIAVPGAKADAVVWADHVEEFRRIRLASISLFKNLPAAVWMKTGIASDNRFTVRALAYIAGGHVEHHLGILRERYLSK, from the coding sequence ATGCCAGCAAATTCACAGGTTTCGAATGGAGCGATTGCGATTGGGCGTCCGGAAAGAACGGAAGCGGCGCCGTATTACTTCACGTACATCGACAAGGTTCAGAGTGACGATATCCTGCCCTTCCTCGCCAGCCAACTGGAGAGCGCCGGGAGTTTCCTGGCGGGCATCAGCGAAGAGCAGTCGTTATTCCGTTACGCGCCCGGGAAGTGGAGCATCCGCGAGGTGCTGAACCACGTGAACGATACAGAACGTGTGTTCGCGATGCGCGCGATGTGGTTCGCACGAGGATTTGAGACGCCGCTGCCAAGCTTCGACCAGGAAATTGCCGTCCCCGGTGCAAAGGCCGATGCCGTTGTGTGGGCGGATCACGTTGAAGAGTTCAGGCGCATTCGGCTGGCGAGTATTTCACTCTTTAAGAATTTGCCGGCTGCCGTGTGGATGAAAACCGGAATCGCCAGTGATAACCGGTTCACGGTGCGAGCCCTGGCGTACATTGCGGGCGGACACGTAGAACATCATCTGGGGATACTGCGCGAACGCTATCTTTCGAAATGA
- a CDS encoding tetratricopeptide repeat protein, with the protein MDRGLHLEQQGHPDKALQLYQAQVEKTPKSDRSTLAELQFRIGESFLALDRAREAFSAFNRAIELDANHGKARLRVGEMYLLSGSPERAAEQAEAVLHHNGENLDALALLGEAASARGDVGVARNAFEDVLEKDPGRINVALSLADLLHRNGETDTARFVLLRAAHAQPKSPDPWMSLGRLEETVGHVKEAEEAYRKAVQVDDSPVTNLRLAQFLERTARLDEATTVLRHVDALRPKFKVSAADFALATGSADKAQTGYLAALNVPDSQAKLDRKIRARMISRLIESDLAQADSSEQSASTDRVALARKHLQIFRNDIDPATREILDAEIAIAAEDLPSARSHLDAALHLAPDSAPAEYVKGELLFRLGDTAGAETAWNRALDDDDLHVPTRLALARLNLQRHDLQKAETDVIPVIREEPANLQGLLIFGRVLIAQHDFASAEVIANRAQAAAPDSPLPDLLHGEIELAKNNSGAALLAFQKALLQDPKSEAAVNALVRTYSGANIKREMLLSMEKIALQDPKSPTLLEISGRLFAEHGWNADAKRCLETALKIDPSRSSAALQLARILVDSGDERDASRYAATVPGIAQVLAGAAAEQRGDKAAAIVHYDAAVRAGDRSSIAANNLAWIYAESGRDLDRAVQLAQRAVELAPGDPGVLDTLGYVRLRRREYSDSVKVLQRALSMAQETHAPELAIIQQHLRAAYIDSGQPELAAALHQPSKLGQ; encoded by the coding sequence ATGGATCGTGGCCTCCATCTTGAACAGCAGGGCCACCCGGACAAAGCTCTTCAACTGTACCAAGCCCAGGTTGAGAAGACGCCGAAGTCCGACCGTAGCACCTTGGCCGAGTTGCAGTTCCGGATCGGTGAGTCTTTCCTCGCCTTGGACCGCGCCCGAGAGGCGTTCTCCGCCTTCAATCGTGCCATCGAACTCGACGCCAACCATGGCAAGGCGCGTCTCCGCGTGGGCGAGATGTACTTGCTATCCGGTTCTCCCGAGCGTGCCGCCGAGCAGGCCGAGGCGGTTCTTCATCACAACGGAGAAAATCTGGATGCGCTCGCGCTTCTCGGCGAGGCCGCGTCCGCACGGGGCGATGTCGGCGTTGCTCGCAACGCTTTTGAAGACGTTCTGGAAAAAGATCCCGGCCGCATCAATGTGGCCCTCTCGCTCGCCGACCTGCTGCACCGCAATGGCGAAACCGACACAGCGCGCTTTGTCCTTCTGCGTGCCGCTCACGCGCAACCGAAGAGTCCCGACCCCTGGATGAGCCTCGGCCGTCTCGAGGAAACCGTCGGACACGTCAAGGAAGCCGAGGAAGCCTATCGAAAGGCCGTGCAGGTTGATGACTCTCCGGTGACGAACCTGCGGCTCGCCCAGTTTCTCGAACGGACTGCGCGCCTCGACGAAGCCACAACCGTCCTTCGCCACGTCGACGCGCTGCGTCCTAAGTTCAAGGTCTCCGCGGCCGATTTCGCGCTGGCGACCGGCAGCGCCGACAAAGCGCAGACCGGATATCTCGCCGCCCTCAACGTTCCAGATTCGCAAGCCAAACTCGATCGAAAGATTCGCGCCCGCATGATCTCCCGGCTGATCGAATCGGACCTGGCGCAAGCGGACTCGTCTGAACAGTCAGCATCAACAGATCGAGTCGCGCTCGCACGCAAACATCTTCAAATCTTCCGGAACGACATCGATCCCGCCACGCGCGAGATCCTCGACGCCGAGATCGCGATCGCCGCGGAGGATCTTCCTTCGGCGCGCTCCCATCTCGATGCCGCCCTGCATCTTGCTCCAGACTCGGCCCCGGCCGAATACGTGAAGGGCGAATTGCTGTTCCGTTTAGGAGATACTGCTGGCGCCGAAACCGCCTGGAATCGCGCGCTCGATGACGACGACTTGCATGTTCCCACGCGGCTCGCACTGGCAAGACTCAACTTGCAACGCCACGATTTGCAGAAAGCGGAGACAGACGTAATTCCTGTTATTCGCGAGGAACCCGCTAACTTGCAAGGGCTCCTCATCTTCGGGCGAGTGCTGATCGCGCAACACGACTTCGCTTCAGCGGAAGTAATTGCCAATCGTGCCCAGGCTGCCGCGCCAGATTCGCCTCTGCCGGATCTTCTTCATGGCGAAATCGAACTCGCTAAGAACAACTCCGGTGCAGCGCTGCTTGCGTTCCAGAAAGCGCTCCTGCAGGATCCAAAATCGGAGGCTGCCGTCAACGCGCTCGTGCGCACTTATAGCGGCGCCAATATCAAACGCGAGATGCTACTGAGTATGGAGAAGATCGCTCTCCAGGATCCGAAGTCACCGACGCTACTGGAAATTTCCGGACGTCTCTTCGCCGAGCACGGCTGGAATGCCGACGCGAAGCGCTGTCTCGAAACCGCCTTGAAGATCGACCCCTCGCGTTCGTCGGCAGCCCTGCAACTTGCCCGAATTCTTGTCGACTCGGGCGATGAGCGCGACGCCTCCCGCTATGCGGCGACCGTGCCCGGGATTGCACAGGTCCTGGCAGGAGCGGCCGCCGAGCAGCGCGGCGACAAAGCCGCCGCCATCGTGCACTATGACGCAGCCGTTCGCGCCGGAGACCGCAGTTCCATCGCCGCGAATAACCTCGCCTGGATTTACGCCGAGAGTGGCCGCGACCTTGATCGCGCCGTCCAACTCGCGCAACGCGCCGTCGAACTCGCGCCCGGCGATCCCGGCGTTCTCGACACGCTCGGTTACGTTCGACTCCGCCGCCGCGAGTACAGCGATTCCGTCAAGGTTCTGCAACGTGCGCTCAGCATGGCGCAGGAGACCCACGCGCCCGAATTGGCCATCATCCAACAGCATCTGCGCGCCGCTTACATCGACTCCGGCCAGCCTGAACTCGCCGCAGCACTGCACCAGCCCAGCAAACTCGGACAGTAA
- a CDS encoding NIPSNAP family protein, translating into MIPYSDFPVVEFRRYTIRDGERENFAKYFDAYFPEAMQQLGAIAAGQFCERDNPSYFTWIRGFHSMDERAKANANLYYGPVWREHRNLMNGLMTDSDNVLLLQSVDPGCGIAVLRAVDPVKEATGMRGVAVAQIFPIKPGTLKAFMQKAENQFSSYESTSLRGAGLFVTSDMPNNFPQHPVRSDGPFVVWFGIAQDDEVADRFREAAEKVAKAMEGTNLLLGEPEVVILEPTSRSRMRWLPEWR; encoded by the coding sequence ATGATTCCGTACAGTGATTTTCCCGTGGTCGAGTTTCGTCGGTACACGATCAGGGACGGCGAGAGGGAGAATTTTGCGAAGTATTTTGACGCCTATTTCCCCGAGGCAATGCAGCAGTTGGGAGCGATTGCCGCAGGGCAATTCTGCGAGCGTGACAATCCGTCATACTTCACCTGGATCCGCGGGTTTCACAGCATGGATGAGCGTGCGAAGGCAAACGCCAACCTGTATTACGGCCCGGTGTGGCGGGAACACAGGAATTTGATGAACGGCCTGATGACGGACAGCGACAACGTTCTGCTCCTGCAATCGGTCGATCCGGGATGCGGCATTGCTGTATTGCGAGCGGTGGATCCGGTGAAGGAGGCAACTGGGATGAGAGGGGTTGCAGTCGCACAGATATTCCCGATCAAGCCGGGAACTTTGAAGGCGTTCATGCAAAAGGCGGAGAACCAGTTCTCCAGCTATGAATCGACATCGCTGCGCGGCGCCGGACTTTTCGTCACCAGCGACATGCCGAACAATTTCCCGCAGCACCCGGTGCGATCGGACGGTCCATTCGTTGTATGGTTTGGAATCGCGCAAGACGATGAGGTGGCGGATCGGTTTCGGGAAGCAGCGGAGAAGGTAGCGAAGGCGATGGAGGGTACGAATCTTCTCCTGGGTGAACCGGAAGTTGTTATTCTCGAACCGACCTCGCGCTCGCGGATGCGATGGCTGCCGGAATGGAGATAG
- a CDS encoding energy transducer TonB, producing the protein MHKRSIGSVAIALLLPLTVLAQEHASARVVQYHDSPAGRTTSLVTPVRLVYFPDPEYTKAARFFKVKGTLILEGTLGTDGCVRKLRVMSGLGYGLDENALHAVQRWKFEPFQKDGVPAIVKIRIGVNFDPLWSPDKAALPEKPCGAK; encoded by the coding sequence ATGCACAAGCGCAGTATTGGCTCTGTTGCTATTGCTCTACTGCTTCCGTTGACAGTTTTGGCGCAGGAACATGCGTCTGCACGGGTGGTTCAATATCATGACAGTCCAGCTGGAAGAACAACCAGTTTGGTGACGCCAGTACGGCTCGTTTATTTCCCAGACCCCGAATACACGAAAGCCGCTCGTTTCTTCAAAGTCAAAGGAACACTCATCTTGGAAGGAACACTGGGAACCGATGGGTGCGTACGAAAACTAAGGGTGATGAGTGGGCTGGGGTACGGATTAGATGAGAACGCCCTGCATGCAGTTCAGCGATGGAAGTTTGAACCATTCCAAAAAGATGGAGTACCCGCTATCGTGAAAATCCGAATAGGGGTGAACTTTGACCCCTTGTGGTCGCCCGACAAAGCCGCGCTGCCCGAAAAGCCCTGCGGTGCAAAGTAA